A region of Pyxidicoccus parkwaysis DNA encodes the following proteins:
- a CDS encoding tetratricopeptide repeat protein has product MTDPTPAPPSSPSSTPRRRGGPRWAIGGLVVALAGAAFMVTQGRSGSKSEHEHEHEAKAPRPAKAQAPMPVLLATDRAARAAATGDSEKARTALAEALKLAPDHAPALLVQACLALEAGNDAEAGAALEKLEDAAPGSKEAQLLHRLRELRRAPGTSWQQAFREAWVSLGRPDFEKSTLLPGATPLPPDPTVAEAEKATWTRATSDEVKLLLALGARRLDSEQALFLLSQVPKLEDPALYLAVMDALRGNALPESAYDEARKVFHQQLVKLAAAHPRSMQLQLLLLLGDTEQGSPMSAAEVNTLEKVSALPVWRENSYAELYQRAHQLLRDAGVPDASATAAAAVARSVVDRGSWVLRTRNVGTRGELSPEGVKRLGRISRDIGARMVEQPTLMERMAGLQLVRGGTQDMGDELGRKLALSQIDALDGAVAAFRKTQLSRWPLHSLTEELLELNTKDEPAYLLSFVAGAPAAQASGTQP; this is encoded by the coding sequence ATGACGGACCCGACGCCCGCTCCGCCCTCCTCCCCCTCCAGCACGCCCCGGCGCCGAGGAGGCCCTCGCTGGGCCATTGGCGGCCTGGTGGTGGCGCTCGCGGGCGCGGCCTTCATGGTGACGCAGGGCCGCTCCGGCTCGAAGTCGGAACACGAGCACGAGCACGAGGCGAAGGCCCCGAGGCCGGCGAAGGCCCAGGCCCCCATGCCCGTCCTGCTCGCCACGGACCGCGCCGCTCGGGCCGCCGCCACGGGTGACTCGGAGAAGGCTCGCACCGCGCTGGCCGAGGCGCTGAAGCTGGCCCCGGACCACGCACCCGCGCTGCTCGTCCAGGCGTGCCTCGCGCTGGAGGCGGGGAACGACGCGGAGGCCGGCGCCGCGCTCGAGAAGCTGGAGGACGCCGCGCCGGGCAGCAAGGAGGCCCAGCTCCTCCACCGCCTGCGCGAGCTGCGGCGCGCGCCGGGCACCTCCTGGCAGCAGGCCTTCCGCGAGGCATGGGTGTCCCTGGGCCGGCCCGACTTCGAGAAGAGCACCCTCTTGCCGGGCGCCACGCCCCTGCCGCCGGACCCGACCGTCGCCGAGGCGGAGAAGGCCACGTGGACGCGTGCTACCTCTGACGAGGTGAAGCTGCTGCTCGCGCTGGGCGCGCGCAGGCTGGACTCGGAGCAGGCCCTCTTCCTGCTGTCGCAAGTGCCGAAGCTGGAGGACCCCGCCCTCTACCTCGCGGTGATGGACGCCCTGCGCGGCAACGCGCTGCCCGAGTCCGCCTACGACGAGGCCCGCAAGGTGTTCCACCAGCAGCTGGTGAAGCTGGCGGCGGCGCACCCGCGCTCCATGCAGCTTCAGTTGCTGTTGCTGCTGGGTGACACGGAGCAGGGCTCGCCCATGAGCGCGGCGGAGGTGAACACGCTGGAGAAGGTGTCCGCGCTGCCGGTGTGGCGGGAGAACTCGTACGCGGAGCTGTACCAGCGCGCGCACCAGCTGCTGAGGGACGCGGGGGTGCCGGACGCCAGCGCCACGGCCGCGGCGGCGGTGGCGCGCAGCGTGGTGGACCGGGGCTCGTGGGTGCTGCGCACGCGCAACGTGGGCACGCGCGGCGAGCTGTCCCCCGAGGGCGTGAAGCGGCTGGGGCGCATCAGCCGGGACATCGGCGCGCGCATGGTGGAGCAGCCCACGCTGATGGAGCGCATGGCGGGCCTGCAGCTCGTCCGCGGCGGCACGCAGGACATGGGCGACGAGCTGGGCCGCAAGCTGGCGCTCTCCCAAATCGACGCGCTGGACGGCGCCGTCGCCGCGTTCCGCAAGACGCAGCTGTCGCGCTGGCCGCTGCACTCGCTCACGGAGGAGTTGCTGGAGCTGAACACGAAGGACGAGCCGGCGTACCTGCTGTCCTTCGTCGCGGGAGCACCGGCCGCGCAGGCGTCGGGCACACAGCCGTAG
- a CDS encoding alkaline phosphatase D family protein, with translation MAIAFPVYPVTVGPIVGATTDTSVRLWGRGGPSRPPGGRYCYLVAQVLMPGSTLPSQGAYVLLRAEDDFTGSVDLTGLLPGQVHAYRVGYFFSDVEQHLLAPAVGLDLQGASAGAFRTARQPGSPELSFVFGSCRSPGPSEDEVVGLGNRGDVVFGTVYDQLAGMPTDLLLMVGDQIYADVRRDARTFEEYCAAYREAFTQPNLRKLMARVPTYMVLDDHEIADNWSMDKLVDPKLSDEKRWDNRVRFLAAMEAYRAYQVVHGPALERRDVPGLTNTLTRYWYDFQVGPARFFVLDTRTERYHLARPPQIIGPPQMEALKQWLMQDAGGLKFVVSSVPLFPDVRLAGLMEAERKDKWAGFLLQRQHLLDFIRDNDVRRVVFLSGDIHASLWSELRSTSRPDFRLYSVISSAFAAPAFVAPEFMYEQAGILDGQSDYVVTRHGGYVQVSNFTRLTWREPVLRVEVFERKGARIQDAELRLDA, from the coding sequence ATGGCGATTGCGTTTCCGGTCTACCCGGTGACGGTGGGCCCCATCGTCGGAGCCACTACTGACACATCGGTGCGCCTGTGGGGGCGGGGCGGGCCCTCACGCCCGCCGGGCGGCCGCTACTGCTACCTCGTGGCGCAGGTCCTCATGCCGGGCTCCACCCTGCCCTCGCAGGGCGCCTATGTCCTGCTGCGCGCCGAGGACGACTTCACCGGCAGCGTCGACCTCACCGGCCTCCTTCCCGGACAGGTGCACGCGTACCGCGTGGGCTACTTCTTCTCCGACGTGGAGCAGCACCTGCTGGCGCCCGCGGTGGGATTGGATTTGCAAGGGGCCTCGGCCGGAGCCTTCCGTACCGCCCGGCAGCCGGGCAGCCCGGAGCTGTCCTTCGTGTTCGGCTCGTGCCGCAGCCCGGGCCCGTCCGAGGACGAGGTCGTGGGCCTGGGCAACCGGGGCGACGTCGTCTTCGGCACCGTCTACGACCAGTTGGCCGGCATGCCCACCGATTTGCTGCTCATGGTGGGGGACCAGATTTACGCCGACGTGCGGCGCGACGCGCGCACCTTCGAGGAGTACTGCGCCGCGTACCGCGAGGCCTTCACGCAGCCCAACCTGCGCAAGTTGATGGCGCGGGTGCCCACGTACATGGTGCTGGACGACCACGAAATCGCGGACAACTGGTCCATGGACAAGCTGGTGGACCCGAAGCTGAGCGACGAGAAGCGCTGGGACAACCGGGTGCGCTTCCTCGCGGCCATGGAGGCATACCGCGCCTATCAGGTGGTGCACGGGCCCGCGCTGGAGCGGCGCGACGTGCCGGGCCTCACCAACACGCTGACGCGCTACTGGTACGACTTCCAGGTGGGGCCCGCGCGCTTCTTCGTGCTGGACACGCGCACGGAGCGCTACCACCTGGCGAGGCCGCCGCAAATCATCGGCCCGCCGCAGATGGAGGCGCTGAAGCAGTGGCTGATGCAGGACGCGGGCGGGCTGAAGTTCGTGGTGTCCTCGGTGCCGCTCTTCCCGGACGTGAGGCTGGCGGGCCTGATGGAGGCGGAGCGCAAGGACAAGTGGGCCGGCTTCCTGCTCCAGCGCCAGCACCTGCTGGACTTCATCCGCGACAACGACGTGCGGCGCGTGGTGTTCCTCTCCGGAGACATCCACGCGTCGCTGTGGAGCGAGCTGCGCAGCACCTCGCGGCCGGACTTCCGCCTCTACTCCGTCATCTCCTCGGCCTTCGCCGCGCCGGCCTTCGTCGCGCCGGAGTTCATGTACGAGCAGGCCGGCATCCTCGACGGACAGTCGGACTACGTCGTCACGCGGCACGGCGGCTACGTGCAGGTCAGCAACTTCACCCGGCTCACCTGGAGGGAGCCGGTGCTGCGCGTGGAGGTGTTCGAGCGGAAGGGCGCGCGCATCCAGGACGCGGAGTTGCGGCTGGATGCGTGA
- a CDS encoding head GIN domain-containing protein — translation MKTARIPFLVSFLALSACAHAEAQETQKSDTSAQKGEPRDVPDFDKVAVSNGIQAEVKVGPKSVRLEGPSDLLSRVRLKVEHGTLVTEVERKGIFGGFSGGKVHLYVSNPRIEGVSASGGSHVDAEATDTDEFSAEASGGAVLSVRGVDARKVEAEASGGSRVKLSGRAKEMDAEASGGAEVLALDVKGMKTLEAEASGGSRVEADVSQRVSGDASGGSTIRLMSRPEQSDVDTSGGSRVTYKD, via the coding sequence ATGAAGACCGCCCGCATTCCGTTCCTCGTCTCCTTCCTCGCGCTCTCCGCCTGTGCCCATGCCGAGGCCCAGGAGACCCAGAAGAGCGACACCTCCGCCCAGAAGGGCGAGCCCCGTGACGTCCCCGACTTCGACAAGGTGGCCGTCAGCAACGGCATCCAGGCCGAGGTGAAGGTCGGTCCCAAGTCCGTCCGCCTCGAGGGCCCGTCGGACCTGCTCTCCCGCGTGAGGCTCAAGGTGGAGCACGGGACGCTCGTCACGGAGGTGGAGCGCAAGGGCATCTTCGGCGGCTTCTCCGGCGGCAAGGTGCACCTCTACGTCTCCAACCCCCGCATCGAGGGCGTGAGCGCCAGCGGCGGCAGCCACGTGGACGCCGAGGCCACCGACACCGACGAGTTCTCCGCCGAGGCCAGCGGCGGCGCCGTCCTCTCCGTGCGCGGCGTGGACGCGCGCAAGGTGGAGGCCGAGGCCAGCGGCGGCTCGCGCGTGAAGCTCTCCGGCCGCGCGAAGGAGATGGACGCCGAGGCCAGCGGCGGCGCCGAGGTGCTCGCCCTCGACGTGAAGGGCATGAAGACGCTGGAGGCCGAGGCCAGCGGCGGCTCGCGCGTGGAGGCGGATGTCTCCCAGCGCGTCAGTGGTGACGCCTCGGGCGGCAGCACCATCCGCCTCATGTCCCGCCCCGAGCAGAGCGACGTGGACACCAGCGGCGGCTCGCGCGTCACCTACAAGGACTGA
- a CDS encoding serine/threonine-protein kinase — MSGNTLPLAPDARSLGKYEVLCRLSTGGMAEIFLASQRGLAGFRKLVVLKQILPDIRGEEEFVRMFLDEAKVTAAFNHPHIAQVYDLDIADGELFLSMEFVPGATLVEVARACRQANHPIPMGFSLMSVRDTAVALHYAHTFTDPLGRPSPVIHRDVAEKNIMVTYEGVTKLLDFGIAKSLARASRTAVGMVKGTSGYMSPEQIMGEPLDARSDLFSLGVVLHECLTGMRLFYAKQAEAMMNAVLKCEVTPPSRTNKQVPPELDAIVMRALAKKREDRYATTLEFARALERAVGPHIWHPEQSSELMRRLFADRREQTRQLLMSGQAINADATGELNLAKVLAMGSDTAETPPMAPAPTPQRPSVASPPVKGGAQARAVTPAAGTPAVKRPTVSTPTLPPPPAEVGTVRKSSSQAAQKRAAARTMSGEVSRAPTPPPEAAQEHSVARTQPGRPALPPEHTVRAQQAPSPPEENTSRMASRGASPEPATLQEDAPRVEPRRGPRTMEGMRAVPPAEEPRADARPRTGRATLDNLRITPALAPPTPERDAQTAMVRPPGGALERDAMTAMVRPPAPPMERDAQTAMVRPPAPPMERDLQTAMVRPPALPMERDLQTAMMRAPTPPPSEREVQTSSRPPPPPSEREGPSAGARSSAQAEREVQTNSRPPPPPSEREAQSPSRSVPPYAEREPQSPSRSVPPYSEREAQASSRSPYAERDAQAGSRAPSQYANREVPPSRTPTPSSEREAQPARPPPPPPPEREAQPAMAARPVYGADHEIPTAMVRPLPAFDRSSEVKSSGRGHVLPAERPEETVSITPTHTPRRIKTGRRQQPPPPPVFPEPQARTEPVRALANGEDAFPGDVEGAAFDDDSHVSTQAGIRIPHGERRGSAWIVIVAVLVLLGGGAVAVILGLDGGRFSNWVKPIIGMTPKGTQTPPATAQDNAPTPPKPATAVATNTQTPPAGPTPPVDPVTAVDTATTQPGTDTQAKEPQAVPAEPPPTVAQGDAAPPSEEPPAATTKKPGKPAKRPRDTTARKPDSREATPNTGTNPEPAATSETAQAAEPGFLTLVTEPYAKVFLGSRELGDTPLFKVSLPSGKQVLKLVDGGGKAMKLPVDIKPGETTAVRIPLEMLSRQ, encoded by the coding sequence ATGAGTGGGAACACGCTGCCGCTCGCGCCGGATGCGCGCTCGCTGGGCAAGTACGAGGTGCTCTGCCGCCTGTCGACAGGCGGGATGGCGGAGATTTTCCTCGCGTCCCAGCGGGGGCTCGCGGGTTTCCGCAAGCTGGTGGTGCTGAAGCAGATTCTGCCGGACATCCGAGGCGAGGAGGAGTTCGTCCGGATGTTCCTGGACGAGGCCAAGGTGACGGCCGCGTTCAACCATCCGCACATCGCGCAGGTCTACGACCTGGACATCGCCGACGGCGAGCTGTTCCTGTCCATGGAGTTCGTGCCCGGCGCCACGCTGGTGGAGGTGGCTCGCGCGTGCCGGCAGGCCAATCACCCCATCCCCATGGGCTTCAGCCTGATGTCGGTGCGCGACACGGCCGTGGCGCTGCACTACGCGCACACCTTCACGGACCCGCTGGGTCGTCCCTCCCCCGTCATCCACCGTGACGTGGCGGAGAAGAACATCATGGTGACGTACGAGGGCGTCACCAAGCTACTCGACTTCGGCATCGCCAAGAGCCTGGCCCGCGCCAGCCGCACCGCCGTGGGCATGGTGAAGGGCACCAGCGGCTACATGTCCCCGGAGCAGATCATGGGCGAGCCGCTGGATGCTCGCAGTGACTTGTTCAGCCTGGGCGTGGTGCTGCACGAGTGCCTCACCGGCATGCGGTTGTTCTACGCGAAGCAGGCCGAGGCGATGATGAACGCGGTGCTGAAGTGCGAGGTGACGCCGCCTTCACGCACCAACAAGCAGGTGCCTCCGGAGCTGGACGCCATCGTCATGCGCGCGCTGGCGAAGAAGCGCGAGGACCGCTACGCCACCACGCTGGAGTTCGCCCGCGCCCTGGAGCGCGCGGTGGGCCCGCACATCTGGCACCCGGAGCAGAGCAGCGAGCTGATGCGCCGCCTCTTCGCGGACCGGCGCGAGCAGACGCGGCAGTTGCTCATGAGCGGGCAGGCCATCAACGCCGACGCGACGGGGGAGCTCAACCTCGCGAAGGTGCTGGCCATGGGCTCGGACACCGCGGAGACGCCCCCCATGGCGCCCGCTCCGACGCCGCAGCGTCCCTCGGTGGCGTCGCCTCCGGTGAAGGGCGGGGCGCAGGCGCGGGCCGTGACTCCGGCCGCGGGGACTCCCGCGGTGAAGCGGCCCACGGTGTCCACGCCCACGCTGCCTCCGCCTCCCGCCGAGGTGGGCACGGTGCGGAAGTCCTCGTCCCAGGCGGCGCAGAAGCGCGCGGCCGCGCGCACCATGTCCGGTGAGGTGTCGAGAGCACCGACGCCTCCGCCCGAGGCGGCGCAAGAGCACTCGGTGGCGCGGACGCAGCCGGGGCGGCCCGCGCTGCCTCCGGAGCACACGGTCCGCGCGCAGCAGGCCCCCTCGCCGCCCGAGGAGAACACGTCCCGGATGGCCTCCCGGGGTGCCTCGCCTGAGCCCGCGACGCTCCAGGAGGACGCGCCTCGCGTCGAGCCCCGCCGTGGGCCTCGCACGATGGAGGGGATGCGCGCGGTACCTCCGGCGGAGGAGCCCCGCGCGGATGCACGACCGCGCACCGGGCGTGCCACGCTGGACAACCTGCGCATCACTCCCGCGCTGGCGCCTCCCACTCCCGAGCGTGATGCACAGACCGCGATGGTCCGTCCGCCCGGGGGCGCCCTGGAGCGCGATGCGATGACCGCGATGGTGCGGCCTCCCGCGCCGCCCATGGAGCGGGATGCGCAGACGGCGATGGTCCGCCCGCCCGCGCCACCCATGGAGCGCGACCTGCAGACGGCGATGGTGCGTCCGCCCGCGCTGCCCATGGAGCGCGACCTCCAGACGGCGATGATGCGCGCGCCCACGCCGCCGCCATCCGAGCGCGAGGTGCAGACGAGCTCCCGTCCGCCACCGCCTCCCTCCGAGCGTGAGGGCCCGAGCGCGGGAGCACGCTCGAGCGCACAGGCCGAGCGCGAGGTGCAGACGAACTCCCGTCCGCCTCCGCCTCCCTCGGAGCGCGAAGCCCAGTCGCCGTCCCGCTCGGTACCGCCGTACGCGGAGCGCGAGCCTCAGTCGCCATCCCGCTCGGTGCCGCCGTACTCCGAGCGCGAGGCCCAGGCGTCGTCCCGCTCACCCTACGCCGAGCGCGACGCGCAGGCGGGCTCCCGCGCGCCCTCGCAGTACGCGAACCGGGAAGTACCGCCCTCCCGCACGCCCACGCCTTCGTCCGAGCGCGAGGCGCAGCCCGCCCGTCCTCCTCCGCCACCTCCGCCGGAGCGCGAGGCGCAGCCCGCGATGGCGGCGCGTCCCGTCTATGGGGCCGACCACGAGATTCCGACCGCGATGGTCCGCCCCCTTCCCGCCTTCGACCGCTCCTCTGAGGTGAAGTCGTCGGGCCGTGGCCACGTGCTGCCCGCGGAGCGCCCGGAAGAGACCGTCTCCATCACGCCCACGCACACGCCTCGCCGCATCAAGACGGGCCGTCGCCAGCAGCCGCCCCCGCCTCCCGTCTTCCCCGAGCCGCAGGCCCGCACGGAGCCCGTCCGCGCGCTCGCCAACGGCGAGGACGCCTTCCCTGGAGACGTCGAGGGCGCGGCGTTCGATGACGACTCGCACGTGAGCACCCAGGCCGGCATCCGCATCCCTCACGGCGAGCGGCGCGGCAGTGCCTGGATTGTCATTGTCGCGGTGCTGGTGCTCCTCGGCGGTGGCGCCGTGGCCGTCATCCTCGGACTGGACGGCGGACGCTTCTCCAACTGGGTGAAGCCCATCATCGGCATGACGCCGAAGGGCACGCAGACGCCTCCGGCCACGGCCCAGGACAACGCACCCACCCCTCCGAAGCCGGCCACGGCCGTCGCCACCAACACGCAGACGCCTCCCGCCGGGCCGACGCCTCCGGTGGACCCCGTGACTGCCGTCGACACGGCCACCACCCAACCCGGCACCGACACCCAGGCGAAGGAACCCCAGGCAGTCCCCGCGGAACCCCCGCCCACGGTGGCGCAAGGCGATGCCGCTCCTCCGTCCGAGGAGCCCCCCGCCGCGACGACGAAGAAGCCGGGCAAGCCCGCCAAGCGCCCCCGCGACACCACGGCCCGCAAGCCTGATTCCCGCGAAGCGACTCCGAACACGGGCACCAACCCCGAGCCCGCCGCCACCTCGGAGACCGCCCAGGCCGCCGAGCCCGGCTTCCTCACCCTGGTCACCGAGCCCTACGCCAAGGTCTTCCTCGGCAGCCGTGAGCTCGGGGACACGCCGCTCTTCAAGGTGTCGCTGCCCTCCGGCAAGCAGGTCCTCAAGCTGGTGGACGGCGGGGGCAAGGCGATGAAGCTCCCGGTGGACATCAAGCCGGGGGAGACCACCGCCGTGCGCATCCCCCTGGAGATGCTGTCCCGGCAGTAG